The Pyrus communis chromosome 8, drPyrComm1.1, whole genome shotgun sequence region CATATGAATTCTTCgtagcagagagagagagagagcgcaaGAGAGGGGTTGCTCTGTTGTAAACCTTGTGATtaatgagtgtgtgtgtgtgtgtgtgtgtgtgtatacgtATAAaaatttcatgcttgtcaataaattatttggtggaccttctttcttcttttcttcctaaATTTGTAAGGGAAAAGATACAGCAGCATTAAGCTGTTTCTACAAGTGAAACAGTATGCAGTGGATAGGGATTGAGTCTCCCATTGTCCCTGCTGCTTGGCTTTCATACATATTCTAAAATTTACCTTTCTGACGTATTCTTGGCTTTCATATAACGAATCCGAAGGCAAAGCTGTTTCTCTAGTAAACCATTCGACGTCATTTCTGTGACGAATCCGAATGCAAAGATGAAATGATCTAAAGAGAAACATGCAAACACAAAAGAACTTCAGATTCAACCACCAAAGCCTCGTAAAACCTACTCGAGCCACAACGCACAATACAGATCGACCATGTAACGGCGTAAAGTGGCAGATCCATACTGAAAGCAAAGGTAAAAACTCTCCTAGAGAGATTGGTTAATGTCTGTACAATGAAGTATGAACTAGAACCAAATCCTTGTGGTCAACTATTATTATGTAATTAGATTTGTTTAGAAACCGAAGACTTAATTAATCATATTTAATCATGTATTTTAGAACCAAATCCAATGTGAACTCTACAAATAACACCAATTTTAAAGTCTTGGAGGGTTGAATCTTGCAATCAATAATGgctaatatatttaaattaaaaaataaatattaccaTAACAATCGGCATGCACTATTAGTCTATGATTAGGTCATCTAAGATCAgcctaattaattaatgattaGGGTCTCAATTATCCATCCAAATATTTGAACAAAGCTTGGCTGCTTTAAAACAAGCACGAGCTTCTATTCTCACCCAATAACAACTTGACAAGtatccaaaaaaattaaaaaattaaaacatgaacTAACAACTTGGACACTGGTCAACTTGTTATTGGGAGAGAGTAGGAGTAGCCAAGCTTTGTTCCAAatattttacttaatttttttcacCAACTTGCCAATAGAATagtaattatatatttatatacaatcTTTGACCTATTTGACAtgcataaaattataaaaatgctTTTTCACTATGGGTAAGCATAATTTTGTTACTCTTTTGTAACTTCTTTgctctttctttcctttcctttccttcGCTTCAATCCATGCTTTTAAGTTTTTAGAAACGTTTGAAGCTATAAATACATTCATCGTGCTCAATCCAAACAACGTAAATCGACTTTGAGTTTTGGGGCACGTTTCTCTTCAATCCCTTGCCGAATCCGACGTCAAGAAATTGATCAAACCCTTTAGGGTATTGAACTTTCCGAGCAAGCTGCTGCGATGGATGTTTGTCGAGAGGTTGCTGCTGCCGGCGGGAGCAAAAGGATtcagaaggaaaaggagaataCTAAGAAGAAACAGATGGTGAGCCGGAGGAATGCGGCAGATGATCAGGAAGGCGACGTCAATGAAATGGCTGATGCCTTCATCATAAAGTTCAGAAACCAGCTCAAGATTCAAAGGGAAGAGTCGTTCAAACGGTTTCAGGATATGATTGCTCGTGGAGTTTGAAATATGTCTGTTGTTACTCGTTACTTTGCGCTTATAATCGGAAcagttcatattataaatcactttgCATACTTCTACCATTTTCGTCCATTTGTGATTATACAATTCGATAACTAAAccaccttagttttaattgattttttttgcaGACATCATCTTTATAGTGATTTATACAGTTCTAATAAAAAACACGAAAGCATATGAATTAGAAGCAAAAAGCTTTGAGTAGCCAAGCATTAttctaatgaaaaaaatatattgaatGATCTCTAATGACACGTATATTCACAAAAGCATCTCTAAGATTACATGCTACTAAACATAAAATCCCCATAGCACAAGACAAAAAGGCCTAGACCAATATAACTAGATTTGCACATTTATCTGCTCTCTCTTGATCATGAATGTAAAGAAATGGCCTCATAAATCTTTTTCCGAGGCCAACAACATCGAAATTCTATTTCCGAAACCAGTATCTCCAGTCACATACCAGATCTCTTGCAAGAGATGACCGCCTTGGCTCTACAGATGCACCAACAATGCTTCTCATCTCTACTCTTCCTTAACACAAAGCACAAGCAACACCGACGCCAGTTCTCAGCTTGTCATGCTTGGAGCACTTGACAGTGTACAATGTGACTCTTCAAACCAGTTCGGCCTGCTATACTTGACCATAAATTGGAGACCAGAGTTCTGAAATGACCTTTACCGGCGATATTTTCCCAAAGCTGAGGGTTGCTTTCGACATGTTTATCCGGACTTGAAACATCAACTAAACTGATGCTCATGTTATTACGAATAATGCAAAGCTTCCCGTTAAGGGGAACAAGTGCAGCAGCCTCCAAAGCACGAGAACTCCCTAGATGAAGCTTGCTATCTATAAATTTGATCCATGAATCTGATACTCGATCATAGACCCTAAGCTTGCACCCATCACGGCAGTCCAGAGCATAGAGCTGCCCATTTAAAGAAATACTCGGGTTGCGCCACCCAGCAACCATCCCGTCACTAATAGGGGTCCAGGTATTGGCTTCGGGAGTATAGGCTTCACTCATTACCTCACGGTGTGACCCAAGTCCTTTTAGGAACCACATTCCATCATGAACCACCCCAATAAAGGGCACCATAGCTGTGCTCATATCGGAAATAAAGCTCCACCGATTTTTGTTCGGATCATAAATTTCAGCAGAACGAAGAGTCCTTTGAATTCCTTCACACTCCCCACCGGCTACATAAAGACAATTATTAATAACACAAGAGCCAAAGAAATGGCGTTTCCGAAGCATATCTGGTGCCCTGTGCCATTTATTTGTCCGAGCACTGTAAAAAATAACCCTTCTCATAGATCCCTTCAATGGATCTTTTCCTCCAAACAAGTACAGGTGACAACCGCTAAGGACAGCACAACCAAAACCAAGCGCGGCAGAATACTCACCAGGAACGGGTGGAAGCGGCTGCCAGAGCTGGTATGTAGGATCAAAAGCATGCCAAGAGATCCTTCCATCACGGTCTCTTTTGATAACATAAACCCATTCTTCTGCCATTCCAAGACTTTTTCTAAGCGAATAAAAGAAGTTTCCAGCTAGAAGGCGATACCACCTTTTGCAAACTAGACGGAGTTTTCTATGTTCAACACGGGGTACTCTGATTAAACAAGCAATTGCAAGATCATCAGGTAGACCAGGCAGGAGGGGTGGCTGGATTCTCGTCCTTTCCCTGCGCAAGTTTTTTCCCCTGTGCGCATTAGGATTGATATCAGGCTGGATGCAAATTTTTGATCCTGGGACAAACTTTCTTGCTCCTGCAACTGTTTTTAAGCCCGCATCTACTTTACAATAGCATGATACGGAGTCAACCTGCAAACCAAGGCATGTCAGGATGCATGAGATAACAAAAGTAAAAGGTAAGTTAGAAACACCGAGGGGAAGCTAGTGGCCACAAGTCCGTGACATATAATTTGACGTGCTTATGACAATAGATATACGGTAGGCACAGAGTTGGTGACATTATATGGTACTGCTTAGGTTAATAACATGAATTACaccaccaaaataaaaaaacaaatctgGGATGGTAACAAAagtataaaatacaaaaaaatgatAGTAGCAATTGAATCCTTTTCCACAGCACGAAAGAGGTGGAGGAGTTAAAGGATGTATGTATTTATCTACATATAATTTATCATGCAAAAAGAATGATATGGTTGCCCAACAAATGAACTACTCAAGCACTACAAAGCTATTactaaaatacactacaaagaCACTAAACACAGGACTTTCATATGACAACTTTACGGAACTCTAAGGAGTCATTTGAAAGTTCTCTCAAACGCATTGCATCTAGTCATTTCGAGATCCTCTTTCTAATTTTTGTAGTGCATTCCTAATAAATTTGGCCCAAGTCCCTCATCCAAATGCACACCAGAGAACAAGATAGAAATGGCTTGAATAACCCTCGAAGTACTGAAAAGTAAATGCagtaatttcatccaaaaaaacTTGTAAATGTTACAAGAACATAATTGAAACTCATGTTGAAGGCAGCTAATTGTGAAAAAACACTAATTTCTTAGCAACAAAAAGCTAGGACAGGATAACATGAATGACCTCCTTTCTCTAACTTTGTTCTTTAATGCGGACATTTGGGAAGAACACACTTTATAATTaaaccgagagagagagatcttaggttccaACTTGATCATCATTGATTAGCAGCCAACACAATCCCAACACCACGAAATCAGAACAGGCACCTCAAGGGCATTTATTAGAGTACTCAAGAAGCAAAAATCCGCAGCTTGCGGAGTGAGAACAATCCTAACAAATGATCATCAAATTCCTTCTTCGAAAAAGTTCACTCTGTTAATAAAGCACTAGGATTTAATCCTTAGATCACCATAACCCCCATGAAATAAATCACAAAAGAAAGAAGTTAAGCTTTAGCATTTCCAGAACCTGTATGCTCAAAAAATAATTCCAAAGTTCCATAAAAGCTCATGAAAACAGAAGAAGCAAAAGGACAATGCAAAGCACGAAGAACCAGATAACCTCAAACACGCAAGCTCACAACCAAATGTCCAATCTTTTCTCAAAAATTTTGCATAATTCAGCTAAATTCTCATAAGAATCAAAGTCAAACATTTCCCCATCCCCTATGGAAAAGTCCGTTAGATAATGAACTATTGGTTCTAAGCCGTCTCTGGCGATGAATTAACAATTCAAAGTACCTTTCTTGCGTATTCTTGGTATACCAGCGTTTATACATAGATGTAGGAAGATCCATTTGGGAAGAAGCCTCAtacaataaaaattcaaaacctttccCCAAAGAATCACACATTCAACAAAAATACTTGCTGAGCACCTCTACAATCTTAAGAAAACACAAACCGaaaagaaaaatccaaaatttcttCACAATTTTTCACAATTTAGCTAAACTTTCATCTGGGTATCTCCCAAATGCCatgaaaaaattataaaaacataaaaaggaaATTGGGTTCAGATATCAGCGAGGAGACTAACCAGTGGAGCTTGAACTCTGAAGCCCCTCTGAGCATTGGAAGACTGTTCAGTGTTCTGGTCCATCTGCGAATCACAAGCTCATAGAAAAATGGTTGGAGGAAGCTTGGATCGAGAAGCCACTTCGGAGCTGGAATTTCAATTTCTTGAATCCGATCCAGCAGATAGCATAAATGAACTGGAAGCCTTCTGTTTTCTTCTGGGGaggtttgtttttcctttttatcactgcaaatgcaaacaaaaaaatgcagaaaataaaaaaatagaagtcTGCCTCCACCAACTGAGAAGTTATACTTAGAACAACATCAAAATGTGAGGGCacatcttctctctctttcactctctctctctctctctctagaagagAAGACTTGCTTGCAGTCTCTTGTTTCTTTATCTCTCTAGACCAAAGAGTACAGCTGGACCATGGGCTCACCAACATCTGATTTTGTATTTTGATAAGTAATTTCTGTACGTATAGGCTGAAAAACTAAAATGGTTAAAGCTTTTTGTTCTTTCCATTTAATTAGAGCGTTACTCTAACACGTTGCACAAATGCAAAGACTCGCATATATAAATTAACGTCAAATTAAATAAGATGGACCAGCGTTGCCATTGACGGGATGAAATACAATGACCTAATTAGTTAAATTCAAACACACAAATTTGTTTATACAACAAAATTTGAATGTGATTTTGGCTTAAAGTGCATAATTAATCAGTATAAATAGGTATTGAACTCGTCATTCATTGAAATCAAACAAGTGACCAAGAATGTCACTAAGCCGTAACGGAATGACCTAACTCAAAACACAAATTTGTATACACAATGAAATTGGAAGGTAATTTTGGATTAAATGCATAATTAATCAGCATAAATAGATATAAAACTCATCATTCATTCAAATcgaacctgaattttctcacttacaagcgaATAAGAATACCACTAAAGCGTAACGCAATTTGAAAGttaaatgtaaaacataatgaATCAAACAAAATGCAAGCAAAATAGAGGGACTAAAATGGTGTTTAACCCCCTTCTTAGATGTTTGATTTTAACTTCAACTCCAACATGGGTGATAGAGCCCATGTCAAAACCCCAATTTAGGGGAGAGGACAAATAACAAAGTGAGGGAGACAGACAAGACATTGGGAAGGGTTGGATATTGCTTTTGGACTCACAAAATATTAATAGCTCACCTCCATCACTCTTTAATGAGCTTACCTATCCATTGGCTACTGTTTAAtgaaatttcattttctgtttcttACTTCCACCCAACTCTCTCTCTTATCCTTTTCTCAAAGTTTGGTGTCCAATTGTTTCTATTGGATATGAATCAATTGAAATCGATTATTTTTAACGTGGCTCATGAGATCTGAACTCATGACTTAATCCAACAAGTTCGATAAATTGAAGACTTTGCACTGCTAGACCAATTTTCATTATGTTAGTCGCGTTGATACTGATTAGAAACATTACCAAATGAAAATAAAGGGTTTGTCTTTGGTAGTCCAGCCTACCAAGTCGTCTGATTTTTTAAacattcacccatttaatttCTTAGTGTCAAAGTTCCACGGTTTATTTTTCAGACTACTCACGgattaaagaaaatttgaaaaaataagaaaaagaaaggggaaAAGGAGAATATAAaaatcaacaaagaaaagaaagaggagaTATCCAACATTTTGATTTGGATGTGAGAAAGATAAGATAAAATGTGTACTTGCTCTTTTGGCTCACATGCGCATGTCAAAAGAGATGAAGGCTTGGTTTATGTCTTGATAtgtcaaaagactcaaaagggAGTCGAGACCTTTTATTTCCTACGTAATTAACCACTTATTTCGAGTTGCTGATGGACACTCACCTCTCCATGTCCCGCacgccaaaaataaaaatcaaagtgTCTCTCTCTTTGGGGTTAGACTTCGACAATGCGACactctaaactactctaatatCCAAAGAGGGTTGAGCTCGCAAAACACAAGCAAGTTGCTATAGTCAACTGGCCCAACACA contains the following coding sequences:
- the LOC137742433 gene encoding F-box/kelch-repeat protein At1g55270-like — translated: MDQNTEQSSNAQRGFRVQAPLVDSVSCYCKVDAGLKTVAGARKFVPGSKICIQPDINPNAHRGKNLRRERTRIQPPLLPGLPDDLAIACLIRVPRVEHRKLRLVCKRWYRLLAGNFFYSLRKSLGMAEEWVYVIKRDRDGRISWHAFDPTYQLWQPLPPVPGEYSAALGFGCAVLSGCHLYLFGGKDPLKGSMRRVIFYSARTNKWHRAPDMLRKRHFFGSCVINNCLYVAGGECEGIQRTLRSAEIYDPNKNRWSFISDMSTAMVPFIGVVHDGMWFLKGLGSHREVMSEAYTPEANTWTPISDGMVAGWRNPSISLNGQLYALDCRDGCKLRVYDRVSDSWIKFIDSKLHLGSSRALEAAALVPLNGKLCIIRNNMSISLVDVSSPDKHVESNPQLWENIAGKGHFRTLVSNLWSSIAGRTGLKSHIVHCQVLQA